The Tripterygium wilfordii isolate XIE 37 chromosome 17, ASM1340144v1, whole genome shotgun sequence genome has a window encoding:
- the LOC119981861 gene encoding uncharacterized protein LOC119981861 yields MKEGRDHVPAKERSTVLTQSNLTDSSNWLRVDKKYPHRIREFGIMRRSSPGRDEQKDCRSALHFSAARRMAKTSLDLINLDYELGESLWSFLTRFNRACLEIPYVQVEKAISALVRTVRDEAYVRSLTKKCPKTMGELYARGDKFMQSVDMIKARAPREELREICLHQIRSNEKLKEEVIKEGRNNLVRRLTRVQSLEVGNRDILKWPKKMRAPTAKHTSNKYCLFHKDHGHDVEGCRHLKDEIEGLIRRGYLK; encoded by the exons ATGAAGGAAGGAAgggatcacgtaccagcaaaggagagaTCGACTGTTCTTACTCAGTCTAACTTGACTGATTCGTCTAATTGG CTGCGGGTTGACAAGAAGTACCCCCACCGAATTAGGGAGTTTGGAATAATGAGGAG GTCGTCACCAGGACGAGATGAACAAAAAGATTGTCGCTCTGCACTTCACTTCTCCGCTGCACGAAGGATGGCGAAGACTAGTCTAGACTTGATAAACCTGGATTATGAGCTTGGAGAGTCACTTTGGTCGTTCCTTACAAGATTCAATAGAGCATGCCTTGAGATCCCATATGTGCAGGTAGAAAAAGCCATTTCAGCACTAGTAAGAACGGTAAGGGATGAAGCATATGTACGCTCATTAACCAAGAAATGCCCAAAGACTATGGGAGAACTCTATGCAAGGGGGgataagttcatgcagtcagTAGACATGATAAAGGCTCGAGCACCCAGGGAAGAACTGAGAGAGATCTGCCTCCACCAAATAAGAAGCAATGAAAAACTGAAGGAAGAAGTGATAAAAGAAGGGAGGAACAATCTAGTaagaagactgaccagggtccaATCCCTTG AAGTAGGCAATAGGGATATAttgaagtggcctaagaaaatgagagCCCCGACTGcaaaacatacttcaaataagtATTGTCTGTTCCACAAAGACCATGGTCACGACGTTGAAGGTTGTAGACATCtaaaggatgagattgaaggtCTTATTAGACGAGGCTATCTAAAGTAG